Sequence from the Maribellus comscasis genome:
CGACACAAAAGATTACAAAAACCAACTAACTTTCAAAGGAACAATAACCCCGTCGATGGTAAAGGGACTCACTATCCAGGGTGCGTATACTTACGATGTTATTAATACCTACAATAAAGTATTCCAGAAGCCCTGGATACTCTATTATGCAAATTGGGATTCAGCTGTAAGAGATGCAAATGGTTATGTTACCGGCATGGACCTGGTTCCTACTGAACGAGGAGTTTCTGCACCGGAACTCACAGAACACTATTATCGAACAATAAGAAAGTTAAGCAATTTTAACTTTAATTATAACCGGACTTTCGGAGAGCATGAGTTTACGCTATTTGGTGCTTATGAACAACAGACTCAGGATTACAACGAATTTGAAGCATTCCGTCAGTATTATGTTTCGGATGTAGTCGAAACCTTGGATGCAGGTTCAGATACCGACAAAGACAATGGAGGAACAATGACTGTATATGCCCGCAAATCCTGGATTGGAAGGTTCAATTATAATTACAAAGGCAAATATTTAGCTGAAGTTGTATTTAGACGCGATGGTTCATTAAAATTTCCCAAAGACAGTCGCTGGGGGAATTTTCCTGGATTTTTATTGGGATGGAGAGCATCTGAAGAAAACTTCTGGAAAGAGAACGTGGCATTTATTAACTATTTTAAATTAAGGGCATCTTACGGTAAAATGGGAATGGATCCGGGAGATTCTTTCCAGTACACAAACAAATACGAGCTTGCAAGTGGTGTTGCAATGGGAACGGGCAAAACCATTGCATCAATTGTAAAACAGTCGGTTGTAGCTAATCCATTTATAACATGGGAAAAACAAACAACTTACAACCTGGGCTTTGATTCTCAAATTTTAAATAGTCTCTTCCATTTAAATGCTGAGATATTTTACAGCAAGCGTTCTGATATTTTGGCTGCAAGAAATGCATCAGTTCCTGATTATACGGGGTTGGAACTTCCGGATGAGAATATTGCGGAGGTTGACAACAGAGGATTTGAGTTTGAGGCTGGCTTCCATAAAAAATGGAACAATGATTTCGGTCTTGATGTAACAGGAAATATCAGTTACACCCACAACGAAGTCGTTTTTATGGATGAACCGGAAAGAGCTGTTCCCTGGCAGGTACGCACAGGTCATCCTTATGGGGCGACGTTACTCTACAATGCAATTGGCGTTTTCGCGGACGAGGCTGCCGTAGCGGCATATCCGCATTGGTCAACTGCTAAGCCAGGCGACGTTATTTTTGAAGATGTCAGTGGAGACGGGGAGATAACGAGTGACGACAAAATATTATTAGACAAAACTGACGCTCCGGAGATTTTTTATGGAATTACCGTAGATCTTGCCTATAAAAACTGGCACCTCTCTCTGTTGGCCCAGGGACAGGGAACTTTCTATGCGATGACCGATGACGACGAACGCAGAGGCGAAGCAGGAAACTATTTGCAATGGCAGTTTGATAATCGCTGGACACCGGATAATACTAATACAAATGTGGGAAGGGCTTTTAACCGGAATGATTTGTATTGGGCAATGAATGTCAACAACAGCACCTACCATTATGCCAATATGGCTTATTGTCGGTTGAAAAATGCTGTTGTCAGCTACGACATACCAAAGAAACTTACTGAAAAGGTAAATATTTCAAGAGTTAATGTATACTTCTCAGGAAATAACCTTTTTCTGATTTACGCAGCCCAAAGGAATTTTGATCCGGAAATTGCAAATCCAATGACTTACCCGGCTGTAAAAACATTTGCGATCGGCGCTAAGGTTACGTTTTAATCATTTAATCAATTCGTAAAATGAAAAATATGAGAAGAGTTATTATATACCCGATAATATCGCTGGCATTACTATTCGCGATATCCTGTGAAAATGTTCTTGAACAAGACCCTGTCGATTCGATCAGTGAAGAGGCCATTTTTACCGACATGAACCTGCTGGAAGCATATCTGCAAAGATGTTACGATTATATTGGCGGTGATGAAAACTATCTTTTGGGAATGCGCGAAGACCTTCTTGCGTCGGCGACCGATGAATGTTTATGTATTCACCGACCCAGTGGTTACACCTTTGTAAAGGGCACGTTAACTCCTGATGAGATGGGACACTTCGGGAACTGGCGCTTTAACTGGATTCAGTGGGATTATATGTATTCCAATATAAAGAATGTAAATGTTTTACTGGCTAATATTGATGATGTTCCGATTGAAACGAGTAGCGATGAAGAACTGATTGCCCAATACAAAGCAGAAGGCTATTTTATAAGAGCTTTTGTTTATACAAACCTGTTGCGTTCCTACGGCGGGTTGGCATTGATCAGTGACCCGTTTGAACTGGATGATGATTTTCTTTCGGTTGAGAGATCTTCAATTGAAGCAACAATGGATTTTATACTTGAAGACATCGAAAATGCAATAGCGGGGCTCCCCGAAAAAGATGGTATCGACCAGGGAAGGGCAACAAAAGGAGCGGCTGCGGCCTTAAAATCAAGGTTACTTAGTTTCTGTGCCGGAGAACTCACCAATGGAGGCTACGAATCATCAAATGAACTGGTATCTTTCCAGGGGAGCCAGAGAACCGAGCTTTTGACAAAAGCGAAGAATGCAGCAAAAGCAATTATGGATGGAGATTATGGCAGTTATGCTTTAACCGGCAGCACCAACGACCCTCCATCTGAAATGACCGACGCTGATGTGGAAGAATATGCTGACAATTACTACAACCTTTTTATTCAAAAAGGGGAATGGGACGACGAAGTCATTTGGGGAATTCAATATCTGCAAGCTTCAGGTAGTACCGTAAATACAAATAAATGGAATGGCCCTAACGGTTATCATAACTGGGGAAATAACAATCCAACAGAACCTGCTGTTCGTAGATTTGAGATGGCTGACGGCAGTGAGTTTGTTTGGGATAAATACGATTCGGGAAACGAGACAACAAGAGATTTTTCTGCCGCTGAGCTGGAAGAAGACCCGGAAAGAAATCCTTTTGTAGGACGCGAGCCTCGTTTCTATGCAACCGTTTTATATAATGGTGCCGGCTGGCAAGCTCGTCCAACAGACATGGCTGCCAGCGATCCTTACAATCAGATACAATCGGGGTATTATGTCTCAAACAGTGATACGACAGCGGGAATAGATACCCGCCAAACTGATATTGAAGCATGGAATGGCACAAAAACCGGATACTACATGAAAAAACTCATGGATATTAACACGGAGGGCCAGTACTATAATACAGAGCATGCCTGGCTGGAATTCAGGTATGCCGAAGTTGTACTCGACTATGCCGAAGCTTGTATCGAATTGGGCGGAGATGACCTCCAGAATGGACTCGATGCTTTAAATACGGTTCGCAACCGTGCGGGGCTGCCCGACCGGGTTACTACCGATCAGGAACAAGCCAGGGAGTGGTACCGCCATGAAAGGCAAATTGAATTTTATGGAGAGGGAGACCGCTGGTACATGATTCGCAAATGGATGATTGCGGATGAAGTGATTGAAAACATAAGCCCAATGAAGATTTATCAAAACGACGACGGTAGTATAAAATGGTACTATGATACATCTACAACTCAGGATGCAAGAACCTGGAATGAAAGTGCATACTGGCTGCCACTGTCAAGAGACGAGATGAATAAGGC
This genomic interval carries:
- a CDS encoding TonB-dependent receptor; the encoded protein is MKKNIEKLCSFFKKHRRRIYVCISATFVMMLFLAVAENTRAGTSPESVKLDLKMKKVSLKEVFKTITDKSKYTFVYNNNFVNDNQQVTIVLKDAGVEEILDKILLPQDLDYKIVDNQIIVFSAEEKLNKKPEVKTNAQQISVSGKVVDENGVPLPGVTVVAKGTTVGIVTSVDGNYSLTIPAGAEILIFSFVGMKTQEIVIGGQTIINVTLESETIGLDEVIAVGYASQKKANIVGSVTSVSGDKLESIPSSDVTNAISGRLPGSIVMQQTGEPGQNEARILVRGRTSLGDSDDEDRDVELSAPLVVVDGIPGRSLGDIDPVDIASITVLKDAAAAIYGASAANGVILVTTKTGTSGKPQLSYQFYQGFMTPTILPEVTNAGDYATMLSEYQDYEGSERTFSNEDIALYYSGVDPWEHPNTDWLGDLVATWNTVSKHNVSLNGGTNSGMTYYVSFGYKNEEAIYKAESTNYKQYNIRAKLDVPINDWLSTSIYYAGFLNDKLYPTRSADDIYGQATRLVPTQWSYWPTGEPGPDIEYGDNPVVTSTLQTGYDDTKDYKNQLTFKGTITPSMVKGLTIQGAYTYDVINTYNKVFQKPWILYYANWDSAVRDANGYVTGMDLVPTERGVSAPELTEHYYRTIRKLSNFNFNYNRTFGEHEFTLFGAYEQQTQDYNEFEAFRQYYVSDVVETLDAGSDTDKDNGGTMTVYARKSWIGRFNYNYKGKYLAEVVFRRDGSLKFPKDSRWGNFPGFLLGWRASEENFWKENVAFINYFKLRASYGKMGMDPGDSFQYTNKYELASGVAMGTGKTIASIVKQSVVANPFITWEKQTTYNLGFDSQILNSLFHLNAEIFYSKRSDILAARNASVPDYTGLELPDENIAEVDNRGFEFEAGFHKKWNNDFGLDVTGNISYTHNEVVFMDEPERAVPWQVRTGHPYGATLLYNAIGVFADEAAVAAYPHWSTAKPGDVIFEDVSGDGEITSDDKILLDKTDAPEIFYGITVDLAYKNWHLSLLAQGQGTFYAMTDDDERRGEAGNYLQWQFDNRWTPDNTNTNVGRAFNRNDLYWAMNVNNSTYHYANMAYCRLKNAVVSYDIPKKLTEKVNISRVNVYFSGNNLFLIYAAQRNFDPEIANPMTYPAVKTFAIGAKVTF
- a CDS encoding RagB/SusD family nutrient uptake outer membrane protein; translated protein: MRRVIIYPIISLALLFAISCENVLEQDPVDSISEEAIFTDMNLLEAYLQRCYDYIGGDENYLLGMREDLLASATDECLCIHRPSGYTFVKGTLTPDEMGHFGNWRFNWIQWDYMYSNIKNVNVLLANIDDVPIETSSDEELIAQYKAEGYFIRAFVYTNLLRSYGGLALISDPFELDDDFLSVERSSIEATMDFILEDIENAIAGLPEKDGIDQGRATKGAAAALKSRLLSFCAGELTNGGYESSNELVSFQGSQRTELLTKAKNAAKAIMDGDYGSYALTGSTNDPPSEMTDADVEEYADNYYNLFIQKGEWDDEVIWGIQYLQASGSTVNTNKWNGPNGYHNWGNNNPTEPAVRRFEMADGSEFVWDKYDSGNETTRDFSAAELEEDPERNPFVGREPRFYATVLYNGAGWQARPTDMAASDPYNQIQSGYYVSNSDTTAGIDTRQTDIEAWNGTKTGYYMKKLMDINTEGQYYNTEHAWLEFRYAEVVLDYAEACIELGGDDLQNGLDALNTVRNRAGLPDRVTTDQEQAREWYRHERQIEFYGEGDRWYMIRKWMIADEVIENISPMKIYQNDDGSIKWYYDTSTTQDARTWNESAYWLPLSRDEMNKAPQLQQNPGYN